Proteins found in one Vallitalea guaymasensis genomic segment:
- a CDS encoding DNRLRE domain-containing protein, whose product MAQHNVNYTFEKSAYLCSYDSTSNYSSQDYLLTGNYGAYPSVEQRMAIFGYNSQSIKDILKYKKITAAVLHVYLLSSIPKPSHHWIQTNAYNLYREWGEKTVTYANMASQYGSMTWHNINNSVSSGWFDFILYGYDGLEKGMGFKLEVPFDTQTAQMASTRASSNKPYLTITYEDVPPETPIVNLPDGNYVDNSSIIKFEWKHNDSMGGIQKKFDLQWSSNNGGSWNTISQTTSNNYYNMPANTLPSGNILWRVRTYNVFGETGNYSPSTAFYSVGMPKNPTIQDITGNVSRPTISWGSDDQQLYQVQILQEDNLIYDSGVQPSTSVKNHMVNKFLLDGIYTAQVRTKNRYDLWSNWTQRSFNIQTTKPVKPNVTLESNNYGVAIATDNESGTIYILYRKKHNESFYIPVFKAVDGIVKDNTLENNIDYDYFIRAVKNGAFNDSDIVRGKCLLKHYLFSSIKNMDDVVEMKYSLHKNNKDFSLDNLCSENNYTGRKYPVTEYSPFVKETYNLKFFANTYIKLQKFIDLINERTIILYRDKFTKKYGNICNIRCKQYKKGFSMEFTFNVTDHSEEIEV is encoded by the coding sequence ATGGCTCAACATAATGTTAATTATACTTTTGAAAAGTCGGCTTATTTATGTTCTTACGATAGTACAAGTAATTATAGTTCACAAGATTATCTGTTAACAGGAAATTATGGAGCTTATCCATCTGTAGAACAACGTATGGCTATTTTTGGCTATAACAGTCAAAGCATAAAGGATATACTTAAATATAAGAAAATTACAGCTGCAGTATTACACGTTTATTTATTAAGCTCTATCCCAAAACCTTCTCACCACTGGATTCAAACCAATGCTTATAACTTGTATAGGGAATGGGGAGAAAAAACAGTAACGTATGCTAATATGGCTTCACAATATGGTTCCATGACTTGGCATAATATAAATAATTCAGTCAGCTCAGGTTGGTTTGATTTTATTCTATATGGCTATGATGGATTAGAAAAGGGTATGGGATTTAAGCTTGAAGTACCTTTTGATACTCAGACAGCTCAGATGGCTTCTACTCGTGCAAGCAGTAATAAACCATATCTGACCATTACATATGAAGATGTTCCACCAGAGACACCTATTGTTAATCTGCCAGATGGAAATTATGTTGATAATTCATCAATAATAAAGTTTGAATGGAAACATAATGATTCAATGGGAGGAATACAGAAAAAGTTTGATTTACAATGGTCCAGTAATAATGGAGGCAGTTGGAATACCATATCACAAACAACATCAAACAACTATTACAATATGCCAGCCAATACATTACCTTCTGGGAATATACTATGGAGAGTCAGGACCTATAATGTATTCGGGGAAACAGGAAACTATTCACCAAGTACAGCATTTTACAGTGTTGGTATGCCAAAGAATCCAACTATACAAGATATTACTGGTAACGTGTCACGACCAACTATCAGCTGGGGTAGTGACGACCAGCAATTATATCAAGTACAGATATTACAAGAGGATAATTTAATCTATGATTCAGGAGTACAGCCATCAACAAGTGTTAAGAATCATATGGTTAATAAATTTTTATTAGATGGTATTTATACTGCACAGGTAAGGACAAAAAATCGGTATGATCTATGGAGTAATTGGACTCAAAGAAGTTTTAATATACAAACTACAAAACCTGTTAAACCTAACGTTACATTAGAATCCAATAATTATGGAGTAGCTATAGCAACGGATAATGAATCAGGTACTATTTATATCTTATATAGAAAAAAGCATAATGAATCATTTTATATACCTGTTTTCAAAGCAGTTGATGGAATAGTGAAAGATAATACTCTAGAAAATAATATAGACTATGATTATTTCATTAGAGCAGTCAAAAATGGTGCATTTAATGATAGTGATATTGTAAGAGGAAAATGCTTATTAAAACATTATCTTTTCAGTTCAATCAAAAATATGGATGATGTGGTTGAAATGAAATACAGTCTTCATAAGAATAACAAAGATTTCTCATTAGATAACTTATGTTCAGAAAACAATTATACTGGTAGGAAATATCCAGTGACGGAGTACTCCCCATTTGTCAAGGAAACATATAACTTGAAATTTTTTGCTAATACTTACATCAAGTTGCAGAAATTCATTGATCTGATAAATGAAAGAACCATTATATTATATAGAGACAAGTTCACCAAGAAATACGGTAACATATGTAATATAAGATGTAAGCAATATAAAAAAGGTTTTTCAATGGAGTTTACATTCAATGTAACAGATCATAGTGAAGAAATAGAGGTGTGA
- a CDS encoding phage tail tape measure protein codes for MNKEFQTIIKVGMNSTEFNKNSAEVSRRIKLLDTSFREASARAKAFGETTDTLKQKYTALSEKINIQTLRVKNLKDQYEKSKKETGENSKATSVLAIKYNNAITSLRKMEGQLEKTNKDIKAQSKAFTEAQKKLKEYGERAKKVGQQAKEVSNGMLKVGTAVTAIGVAITKFGVDFDTSMRKVKTIADEAQVSNEKLSKSVLELSKKYGESSTGIAEALYQTLSAGVETSKSITFLDDAIKNSIGGFTDATTSVNTLTNILNAYGLETEKVMEISDKLLVLQKLGKTTIGEFGDTIGRVAPLAAQANVSVDELLSSITALTKGSIKDKEAITAMKAIIASIIKPTEEASKEAEKLGLNFSATGLKAKGFSKFLDLVMKSTGGNTESLTKLFGSVEALNAVMLLTSSKGNKDFKEALDAMANSVGTTDEAVQDMDGTGRTLARTIESVKTSAIKAFQALEPAIQGVLGFIKLVFGSLGNLNPKVLQTIAIFGALVFTLGIFVKIGSSIATISGAISAGLAAVGVASGGASVGMGALGAVSAASVSPILLVVGALAALAVVLAVIIGRSGEVTDSINSIGNMKMPQIEVPKLETPKVKYNTYRVDGINGYDTGTNRLSKDQLIYAHKDEAIVPAKDNPFNPDATTNGLGGGDIFNIYIDAKTTKEYNDLVLLAKSIRRTRRAGVAF; via the coding sequence ATGAATAAAGAGTTCCAAACCATAATTAAAGTGGGAATGAATAGTACAGAATTCAATAAAAACAGTGCAGAGGTATCAAGGAGAATAAAACTCTTGGATACCTCTTTTCGTGAAGCATCAGCCAGAGCCAAGGCATTTGGCGAAACAACAGATACACTGAAACAGAAATACACTGCTTTATCTGAAAAAATTAATATACAGACATTACGAGTAAAAAACTTGAAAGACCAGTATGAAAAAAGTAAAAAGGAGACTGGTGAAAACAGCAAAGCCACTAGCGTATTAGCCATTAAATACAATAATGCAATAACCAGCCTCAGAAAAATGGAAGGGCAGTTAGAGAAAACAAACAAGGACATAAAAGCACAATCTAAAGCATTTACAGAAGCACAGAAAAAGTTAAAGGAATATGGGGAACGTGCTAAGAAAGTAGGACAGCAAGCTAAAGAGGTATCTAATGGAATGCTTAAGGTTGGTACTGCTGTTACAGCTATTGGAGTAGCAATAACTAAGTTTGGAGTAGACTTTGATACTTCCATGAGAAAAGTCAAGACCATAGCAGATGAAGCACAAGTGAGTAATGAAAAACTTAGTAAAAGTGTCTTGGAGTTAAGTAAAAAATATGGTGAATCCAGTACTGGAATAGCAGAAGCATTATATCAGACATTAAGTGCAGGAGTTGAAACGAGTAAATCCATAACATTCTTGGATGATGCAATAAAAAATAGCATAGGTGGTTTTACAGATGCTACAACCAGTGTCAATACATTAACTAATATACTTAATGCTTATGGATTAGAGACAGAAAAAGTAATGGAAATATCGGATAAACTTCTTGTATTACAGAAACTAGGTAAAACAACCATAGGAGAATTTGGAGATACTATCGGTAGGGTTGCACCTTTGGCAGCACAAGCAAATGTAAGTGTAGATGAATTATTATCCTCTATAACTGCATTGACAAAAGGCTCAATTAAAGACAAAGAAGCCATTACTGCAATGAAAGCCATCATAGCAAGTATAATAAAACCTACAGAAGAAGCCAGTAAAGAAGCTGAAAAATTAGGATTGAATTTTAGTGCCACAGGACTAAAAGCAAAAGGGTTCTCTAAATTCCTGGATTTGGTTATGAAAAGTACAGGTGGTAATACAGAAAGCTTGACGAAGCTGTTTGGTTCTGTAGAAGCCTTGAATGCTGTAATGTTATTAACTAGTTCTAAGGGTAATAAAGACTTTAAGGAAGCTTTAGATGCTATGGCTAATTCAGTAGGTACTACAGATGAAGCTGTACAAGATATGGATGGTACTGGTAGAACTTTAGCTAGGACTATAGAATCTGTAAAAACAAGTGCTATTAAAGCGTTCCAAGCATTAGAGCCAGCAATACAAGGTGTATTAGGATTTATTAAACTTGTATTTGGTAGTTTAGGGAATCTAAATCCTAAAGTATTACAGACCATTGCTATTTTCGGTGCACTTGTCTTTACACTAGGTATATTCGTGAAGATAGGTTCTTCCATAGCAACAATAAGTGGTGCTATATCTGCTGGTCTAGCAGCTGTTGGTGTTGCCAGTGGAGGGGCAAGTGTTGGTATGGGAGCTTTAGGTGCAGTCTCGGCTGCAAGTGTCAGCCCTATTCTTTTAGTAGTAGGAGCATTGGCAGCTTTGGCGGTTGTACTTGCTGTAATAATAGGAAGAAGTGGAGAGGTTACTGATAGCATAAATTCTATTGGTAATATGAAAATGCCACAAATAGAAGTACCTAAATTAGAAACACCTAAAGTTAAATATAATACTTATAGGGTTGATGGAATAAACGGTTACGATACAGGAACAAATCGTTTATCAAAAGATCAGCTGATTTATGCACATAAAGACGAAGCTATTGTTCCAGCAAAAGACAATCCTTTCAATCCTGATGCAACAACCAATGGTTTAGGTGGAGGGGATATATTCAATATCTACATAGATGCAAAAACAACAAAAGAATATAACGATCTAGTTTTATTAGCTAAGAGCATCAGAAGAACAAGAAGAGCGGGGGTGGCGTTTTAA
- a CDS encoding major tail protein — MKKHAIQDVKNIYYALVTADDNGTITYAVPKLLYESEQIDISVNTSTIKKYTTGGTDVINDFEGGQIVIKTYGMDNVTVAEVEGHEIDSNGVVIEKSDDDPPYVAIGFEAIKRNGESRFVWLLYCKKKHDNEEYVKKAEKTDPKSSTLTFEVTERADKQWKNVIDSDDTNAPDDLRTKWFEKVYDGTAWA; from the coding sequence ATGAAAAAACATGCAATACAGGATGTAAAAAACATCTATTATGCACTAGTGACAGCAGATGATAATGGTACTATTACATATGCTGTGCCAAAACTTTTATATGAAAGTGAGCAGATAGATATTAGTGTTAATACCAGCACCATTAAAAAATATACAACTGGAGGTACTGACGTAATCAATGATTTTGAAGGTGGACAGATTGTAATAAAAACATATGGTATGGATAATGTCACAGTGGCAGAAGTAGAAGGACATGAAATAGATAGTAATGGTGTAGTTATTGAAAAGAGTGATGATGATCCGCCATATGTTGCTATCGGTTTTGAAGCCATCAAAAGAAATGGAGAAAGTAGATTCGTATGGTTGTTATACTGCAAGAAAAAACATGATAACGAAGAATATGTAAAGAAAGCAGAAAAAACAGATCCAAAAAGTTCTACCCTTACATTTGAAGTAACAGAAAGAGCCGATAAACAATGGAAAAACGTAATTGATAGTGATGATACCAATGCACCAGATGATCTAAGGACTAAATGGTTTGAAAAAGTATATGATGGTACAGCTTGGGCTTAG
- a CDS encoding HK97-gp10 family putative phage morphogenesis protein, translated as MSDQVNISFNFDNLIKEFENMGKDIEKIERRTTLKASKVVADKLQDNVVRSDVEKEDYIHMKDNVKISGLKKDDELNKTRSIHFGKLQYKAKWREFGTSKQDPDYLLSRTVKETEDEVKQITDNDIKKALGM; from the coding sequence ATGAGCGACCAGGTTAATATTTCTTTCAACTTTGATAATCTTATTAAGGAATTTGAAAACATGGGTAAGGATATAGAAAAGATTGAAAGAAGGACCACTCTTAAAGCAAGTAAAGTTGTTGCAGATAAGTTACAAGATAATGTTGTAAGGTCTGATGTTGAAAAAGAGGATTATATCCATATGAAAGACAATGTGAAGATATCTGGTCTGAAAAAAGATGATGAACTTAATAAAACCAGAAGTATTCACTTTGGTAAGCTTCAATACAAAGCAAAATGGAGAGAGTTTGGAACTAGTAAGCAGGACCCTGATTACTTGTTGAGTAGAACAGTAAAAGAGACAGAAGATGAAGTAAAACAAATAACAGATAATGATATCAAGAAGGCTTTAGGAATGTAG
- a CDS encoding phage head closure protein: MDPGELKDRIPFLKKKDSDALDFTDDGYKQYKTIWAKVKYMSTKETFKSDASNVLKVVNLIIRARNDITNNMRFLLDGMQYEIKGIRPFDKRKMYLIVTGELNKNERPG; this comes from the coding sequence ATGGACCCAGGAGAATTAAAAGATAGAATACCTTTTCTTAAGAAGAAAGACAGTGATGCATTAGATTTTACAGATGATGGATATAAGCAATATAAGACTATATGGGCTAAGGTTAAATATATGAGTACAAAAGAGACATTTAAGTCTGATGCCAGTAATGTACTTAAAGTAGTTAATCTCATAATTAGAGCAAGAAATGACATAACCAATAATATGAGATTCTTACTTGATGGAATGCAATATGAGATAAAAGGTATACGTCCATTTGATAAAAGAAAAATGTATCTTATAGTAACAGGGGAGCTGAATAAGAATGAGCGACCAGGTTAA
- a CDS encoding head-tail connector protein: MIVSLEEVKQHLRIETDEDDISIQTMIHAAESFIRSSTDSVIDDKDNRAKMICLFLIADMYENRGLASEKGNSGIREIAKMMLLQL; the protein is encoded by the coding sequence TTGATAGTTTCCCTTGAAGAGGTAAAACAACACCTTAGGATAGAAACAGATGAAGATGATATCAGCATACAAACAATGATTCATGCAGCAGAAAGTTTTATTAGATCATCTACAGATTCAGTTATTGATGATAAGGATAACCGGGCTAAAATGATATGTCTGTTTTTAATAGCTGACATGTATGAGAATAGAGGACTTGCCAGTGAAAAAGGAAACAGTGGTATAAGAGAAATTGCAAAGATGATGTTACTGCAGTTGTAA
- a CDS encoding phage major capsid protein, with product MKEKLLALLKLKEARMQELETKNKEAKDVVELRSINNEIKEINRDIAELRGMIEEIEETELNNETNIEKREQENIEEKRNALPVGGFNPLATYTKPDEERAEIEKKYEQRGQTLKDGKAVKFSTDEMPTFRAVSLGSGKLVNEDKYSRDINKTFNEVSGLIDKVHAVPLQGGESYSKAFEKSSGEGDYTTEDGEYHDADPEFDYVSIGKAKITAYTEITDEAKKLPNIQYQTLVRNSIEKSLRKKITKQIVLGAGGSNAITGIFNAPAKVIPVGDGEEVEISEIDKDTLDKIVFGYGGDEDVEGDAYLILNKLDLAKFAAIRGTDDKKLYKIELNGNTGTISSDDSFKVPFIINSGCPALSSTKTAADTLCMAYGKLEGYEMPVFSDIEVEESRDYKFKTGQIAYRGSVWIGGNVAMYKGFVRVKKITA from the coding sequence ATGAAAGAGAAATTATTAGCATTATTAAAATTGAAAGAAGCTAGAATGCAGGAACTAGAAACAAAGAATAAAGAAGCTAAAGATGTAGTTGAACTAAGAAGCATAAACAATGAAATAAAAGAAATCAACAGAGATATAGCAGAGCTAAGAGGAATGATTGAGGAAATAGAAGAAACTGAATTAAATAATGAAACTAACATCGAAAAAAGAGAGCAGGAGAACATTGAAGAAAAAAGAAATGCATTACCAGTAGGAGGATTCAATCCATTAGCCACATACACAAAACCTGATGAAGAAAGAGCAGAAATAGAAAAGAAATATGAACAAAGAGGGCAAACCTTGAAAGATGGTAAAGCAGTAAAATTCAGTACTGATGAAATGCCAACTTTCAGAGCTGTATCACTAGGAAGTGGTAAGCTTGTCAATGAAGATAAATATAGTAGAGACATAAACAAAACATTCAATGAAGTATCAGGACTAATTGACAAGGTACATGCTGTACCACTACAGGGTGGAGAAAGCTATTCAAAGGCATTTGAGAAATCAAGTGGTGAAGGTGACTATACAACAGAAGATGGTGAGTACCATGATGCAGATCCAGAATTTGATTATGTATCCATAGGAAAAGCTAAAATAACAGCTTATACAGAGATTACAGATGAAGCCAAGAAATTACCTAATATTCAATATCAGACTTTAGTTAGAAATAGTATTGAAAAATCACTTAGAAAGAAAATAACTAAACAGATTGTATTAGGAGCAGGAGGTTCAAATGCAATAACAGGTATTTTCAATGCACCAGCAAAAGTCATTCCAGTAGGTGATGGAGAAGAAGTAGAAATATCTGAAATTGATAAAGATACATTAGATAAAATAGTATTCGGGTATGGTGGAGATGAAGATGTTGAAGGAGATGCTTATTTAATCTTAAATAAATTAGACCTTGCTAAATTTGCAGCTATAAGAGGAACAGACGATAAGAAACTTTATAAGATCGAGTTAAATGGAAACACTGGAACAATATCATCAGACGATAGTTTCAAAGTTCCTTTTATCATTAACAGTGGTTGTCCTGCACTCTCATCTACTAAAACAGCAGCAGATACTTTATGTATGGCATATGGAAAATTAGAAGGTTATGAAATGCCTGTATTCTCAGATATAGAAGTAGAAGAATCAAGAGATTATAAATTTAAAACTGGACAAATAGCTTATCGTGGCTCAGTATGGATAGGTGGTAATGTAGCAATGTATAAAGGTTTCGTAAGAGTCAAGAAGATAACTGCTTAA
- a CDS encoding HK97 family phage prohead protease, with translation MDKEQMPKKDIEVIRSFGFPDIRASEEGTYIDGHAAVYNQRTNIADWFYEVIERGAFDDTDFDDVLFSANHEWHKIPLARSRKEEGNSTMQLKVDEKGLYVKADLDVDNNVEAKSLYSAVKRGDINGMSFIFYVEEERWTDLDSDMPTRYISKIAKVREVSAVNYPAYEGTDINARDKKALDNAKATLDNVKSKELENSRAEQEAEVLRLRNQNEIDITIRKVKGE, from the coding sequence ATGGATAAAGAACAGATGCCTAAAAAGGACATAGAAGTCATAAGAAGTTTTGGCTTCCCAGACATCAGGGCAAGTGAAGAAGGAACTTACATAGACGGTCATGCAGCAGTATACAATCAAAGAACCAATATTGCCGACTGGTTCTATGAAGTCATTGAAAGAGGGGCATTTGATGATACTGATTTTGATGATGTACTCTTCAGTGCCAATCATGAATGGCATAAGATACCTTTAGCAAGAAGCAGGAAAGAAGAAGGAAACTCAACAATGCAGTTAAAGGTAGATGAAAAAGGCTTGTATGTAAAAGCCGACTTGGATGTAGATAACAACGTTGAAGCAAAAAGTTTATACAGTGCTGTAAAAAGAGGAGACATTAATGGAATGTCTTTTATTTTTTACGTTGAAGAAGAAAGATGGACTGATCTTGATAGTGATATGCCTACAAGATACATTTCAAAGATTGCAAAAGTAAGAGAAGTAAGTGCTGTCAATTACCCAGCTTATGAGGGTACTGATATAAATGCTCGTGACAAAAAAGCATTGGATAACGCTAAAGCCACTTTGGATAATGTAAAGTCAAAAGAGTTGGAGAACTCCAGAGCAGAACAAGAAGCAGAGGTATTGAGATTAAGAAACCAGAATGAAATTGATATCACGATAAGAAAGGTAAAAGGTGAATAA
- a CDS encoding phage portal protein — protein sequence MNGNVPIFSQFGENIYASDIVQDCINCIATECSKLMPKHIRNDPNGMQVRVNSELNRLFKFSPNELMTTKDFLEKIVWQLYLNYNVFIYPTYKDGKYTGFYPLDPKVVTFKQDESNRMFVEMRFASGENYTLPYESLIHLRLRYSVNEVMGGGMNGQPDNEALLKILQTNDTVIEGLDKAIKTSLQIRGVYKYGSMVDEEKLIQEKNKFEKRISSGESGILPLDVKGEYIPLQVDPKIIDKDTMGFLEMKVLKWFGVSLPILTGDFTDEQYQAFYEKTIEPLVISLGQAFSKTIFSKEKLNHGNEIVFYPQKLLFTNVKNKIAVADILGNRGALTNNALLELFGYPPYIGGDERYMSLNYVDVNIANQYQLNKARMEGKEDG from the coding sequence ATGAATGGAAACGTGCCTATATTCTCACAGTTTGGAGAGAACATATATGCATCCGATATTGTACAAGATTGTATCAACTGCATTGCAACAGAGTGTAGTAAGCTGATGCCTAAACACATAAGAAATGATCCAAACGGTATGCAGGTAAGAGTAAATAGTGAACTTAACAGGTTATTCAAGTTTTCACCTAATGAACTAATGACAACAAAAGACTTCTTGGAAAAGATAGTTTGGCAGCTGTATTTAAATTACAACGTTTTCATATATCCTACGTATAAAGATGGAAAGTACACAGGATTTTATCCATTAGATCCTAAAGTGGTTACATTCAAGCAGGATGAAAGCAACAGGATGTTTGTAGAAATGAGATTCGCAAGTGGAGAGAATTACACACTTCCATATGAAAGCCTTATACACCTAAGACTAAGGTATTCAGTAAATGAAGTAATGGGTGGAGGTATGAATGGACAGCCTGACAATGAAGCCTTATTAAAGATACTACAAACTAATGATACCGTAATAGAAGGTTTGGATAAGGCAATAAAAACATCATTACAAATAAGAGGGGTGTATAAATATGGTTCTATGGTAGATGAGGAAAAGCTTATTCAAGAAAAGAATAAATTTGAAAAAAGAATATCTAGTGGAGAATCAGGAATATTACCCTTAGATGTAAAAGGTGAATACATACCATTACAAGTTGACCCTAAGATCATAGATAAAGATACCATGGGATTTTTGGAAATGAAAGTTCTTAAGTGGTTTGGAGTATCACTGCCTATCTTAACAGGAGATTTTACAGATGAACAATACCAGGCTTTTTATGAAAAAACTATTGAACCATTAGTAATCAGTTTGGGGCAGGCATTTTCAAAAACTATATTCAGTAAAGAAAAGCTGAACCATGGGAATGAAATAGTGTTCTATCCTCAAAAACTACTATTTACCAATGTTAAAAACAAAATAGCAGTTGCAGATATTCTAGGGAACAGAGGAGCATTGACAAACAATGCTTTATTAGAGTTATTTGGTTATCCTCCATACATAGGTGGGGATGAAAGATATATGAGCCTTAATTATGTTGATGTTAATATAGCTAATCAATATCAATTAAATAAAGCAAGAATGGAGGGAAAAGAAGATGGATAA
- a CDS encoding terminase large subunit has product MANINLSLNTIDDEHSYLLEYYNKAIKGFESLNYAPVDIKNLIKKGEIVIIGRELMTCLENLINDLDNPDYYYDISVSELRTEFIETFCKHTKSPFYGKPFILELWEKALIEVIYSFRWSDTKLRRFKKVILLIGRKNGKSAICGALSMAEFMCGNGGSDLICSSNDDNQASIIYDEINTMREIFDPKEKRTHKNQKGMFNLINRSSIKKLSDRTRNKEGRNIDFAILDESHEMKDNIIAKSIEQSQSTKDEPLFINITTEGFINDGYLDEELKYGREVLNGEREDPDILVWLYTQDSEEEIFQDEISWYKANPNLGVCKKEAYLVSQIRSAQAKRSDRVFVLAKDFNVKQTSAAKWLEEADISNDATFDYEEFRGCFGFSGTDLSETTDLTSSKVLIMKPNSNKKYIISKYFIPESKLNSKEAPYKEWVEAGYITKSEGNDIDYSKITQWHEELWKKYKIRIFKAGCDKWNAKYWRKEMDEKLDIDVENVPMDKYTLSNPMKSVEADFKDGLIIYNSNPVDRWCLLNTCLKVDKEGLIYPIKSSDATQRIDGSVTLIILYVLLKRYRTEYMNII; this is encoded by the coding sequence ATGGCAAATATAAATTTAAGTCTTAACACCATTGATGATGAACATTCATATTTACTTGAATACTACAATAAAGCCATAAAAGGTTTTGAATCCTTGAATTATGCACCTGTAGATATTAAGAACCTGATAAAAAAGGGTGAAATAGTAATTATAGGTAGGGAGCTGATGACCTGCCTTGAAAACTTAATAAATGACTTGGATAATCCTGATTACTACTATGATATTTCAGTTTCAGAACTAAGGACAGAGTTTATAGAAACATTCTGTAAACATACAAAGTCACCATTCTATGGGAAACCATTCATATTAGAATTATGGGAAAAGGCTTTAATAGAAGTCATATATTCATTCAGATGGTCTGACACAAAGTTGAGACGTTTCAAGAAAGTGATACTTCTCATTGGAAGAAAGAATGGAAAGTCAGCAATATGTGGAGCATTAAGTATGGCTGAATTCATGTGTGGTAATGGTGGTTCTGATTTGATATGTTCATCAAACGATGATAACCAGGCAAGTATCATCTATGATGAGATTAACACCATGAGGGAGATATTTGATCCTAAAGAGAAAAGGACCCATAAAAATCAGAAGGGTATGTTCAACCTGATTAACAGGTCCAGTATTAAAAAACTATCTGACAGGACTAGGAACAAAGAAGGAAGAAATATTGATTTTGCTATATTAGATGAAAGTCATGAGATGAAAGATAATATCATAGCCAAATCAATAGAGCAATCTCAATCAACAAAAGATGAACCATTATTTATTAATATAACCACAGAAGGATTCATTAATGACGGATACCTTGATGAAGAACTGAAATACGGAAGAGAAGTATTAAATGGTGAAAGAGAAGATCCTGATATCTTAGTTTGGTTATATACTCAGGATTCAGAAGAAGAAATATTTCAAGATGAAATAAGTTGGTATAAAGCAAATCCTAATCTTGGTGTATGTAAAAAAGAAGCTTACCTGGTATCACAAATAAGAAGTGCACAAGCTAAAAGATCAGATAGAGTCTTTGTACTAGCAAAAGACTTCAATGTTAAACAGACCAGTGCTGCCAAGTGGCTTGAAGAAGCAGACATAAGTAATGATGCAACATTTGACTATGAAGAGTTTAGAGGTTGCTTTGGTTTCAGCGGTACTGACTTATCAGAAACAACAGACTTAACAAGTTCCAAGGTCCTGATAATGAAACCTAACAGCAACAAGAAATACATAATATCAAAATACTTCATTCCTGAATCAAAATTAAATTCTAAAGAAGCACCTTATAAAGAATGGGTTGAAGCAGGATACATTACAAAAAGTGAAGGAAATGATATTGATTACTCCAAGATTACTCAGTGGCATGAAGAACTTTGGAAGAAATACAAGATAAGGATATTCAAAGCTGGATGTGATAAATGGAATGCTAAATACTGGCGTAAGGAAATGGATGAAAAGCTTGATATAGATGTTGAGAATGTACCAATGGACAAATACACATTATCTAATCCAATGAAGTCTGTAGAAGCTGATTTCAAAGACGGTCTAATAATATATAACAGTAATCCAGTTGATAGATGGTGCTTATTGAATACCTGTCTGAAAGTAGATAAAGAAGGATTGATATATCCCATAAAATCATCAGATGCTACACAAAGAATAGATGGTTCAGTAACATTGATAATCTTATATGTATTACTTAAAAGATATCGAACAGAATACATGAACATCATTTAG